In one Gopherus evgoodei ecotype Sinaloan lineage chromosome 1, rGopEvg1_v1.p, whole genome shotgun sequence genomic region, the following are encoded:
- the STMP1 gene encoding short transmembrane mitochondrial protein 1: MFQFLLGFALGNVVGMYLAQNYDIPDLAKKLEDFKRDVEAKKKPPSDKS; the protein is encoded by the exons ATGTTTCAGTTTCTG CTTGGTTTTGCTCTTGGCAATGTGGTTGGGATGTATCTGGCGCAGAATTATGat attcctgACCTTGCAAAGAAACTTGAAGATTTTAAAAGAGATGTGGAAGCTAAGAAGAAACCTCCCAGTGACAAATCGTAA